In the genome of Monodelphis domestica isolate mMonDom1 chromosome 2, mMonDom1.pri, whole genome shotgun sequence, one region contains:
- the GJE1 gene encoding putative gap junction epsilon-1 protein, protein MSLNYIKNFYEGCLRPPTVIGQFHTLFFGSVRMFFLGVLGFAVYGNEALHFSCDPDKREINLFCYNQFRPITPQVFWALQLVTVLVPGAAFHLYAACKSIDQESILQRPIYTVFYILSALLRIILEVIAFWLQSHLFGFQVKSLYHCDASLLEKRLGIIRCLVPEHFEKTIFLIAMYTFTAVTVALGFAEVFEILCRRLGFLSG, encoded by the exons ATGTCTCTAAATTACATCAAAAACTTCTACGAAGGATGT CTCAGACCTCCTACAGTGATCGGTCAGTTCCACACGCTTTTCTTTGGCTCAGTTCGAATGTTCTTCCTTGGAGTGTTGGGCTTTGCAGTCTATGGGAATGAAGCCTTGCATTTTAGCTGTGATCCAGACAAGAGGGAAATCAATCTCTTCTGTTACAACCAGTTCAGGCCAATAACTCCACAG GTATTCTGGGCATTACAGCTAGTGACTGTACTGGTTCCTGGAGCTGCTTTTCATCTTTATGCTGCATGTAAAAGCATCGATCAAGAAAGCATACTTCAGAGACCCATCTACACTGTCTTTTATATCCTCTCTGCCTTATTAAGAATAATTCTTGAGGTGATAGCCTTTTGGCTACAAAGTCATCTTTTTGGTTTTCAAGTAAAATCTCTTTATCATTGTGATGCTAGTTTGCTTGAAAAAAGATTGGGTATCATAAGATGCCTGGTCCCGGAACATTTTGAAAAAACCATATTTCTCATTGCCATGTACACATTTACTGCAGTCACAGTGGCATTGGGATTTGCTGAAGTTTTTGAGATCTTATGTAGAAGATTAGGGTTTTTAAGTGGATAG